In a genomic window of Zootoca vivipara chromosome 5, rZooViv1.1, whole genome shotgun sequence:
- the PLEKHS1 gene encoding pleckstrin homology domain-containing family S member 1 isoform X2 produces the protein MDAPRRMCIGNCSYGDVYKHGFFIKSPPPHLFSNQNSWKRRHFILSKSGKNEYVLRYLKGAHLKGYIEINETSEIEIGIGDPEKMTVVKKMFKCKPAEVMTIRTENRVFYLIGSDSKDVEDWATFLFSTSRETKKPEMRGRSKSSPACLDELAADIIKKELCPGNEYEDIGTSISKKRPSSEPITQESSQEASQEAPVYESLTVLQIQHLTNRQQSEEKSEMEEYYACPKSILAVLNDTQDKFSTTEETTNPDKEKVDEPEEYMSMGCIVSGVAEVKIEPTNNELMTLPEGQEDSMNLQVIENKPLKPTPLPRTWKPEKTPKLSVLSVVQLSIILSKVRDDCKLEEVDILLPRSDFTNCLTLVKAAGRIW, from the exons ATGGATGCTCCACGAAGGATGTGCATAG GAAATTGTAGTTATGGAGATGTCTACAAGCATGGTTTCTTCATCAAATCCCCACCTCCTCATCTTTTCTCCAACCAG AACTCCTGGAAAAGGAGACACTTTATCCTTTCCAAGTCTGGCAAGAATGAGTATGTCTTGAGGTATCTTAAAGGTGCCCACTTAAAGGGTtatattgaaatcaatga GACTTCAGAAATAGAGATTGGCATAGGTGACCCTGAGAAAATGACTGTTGTGAAGAAGATGTTTAAATGCAAGCCTGCAGAAGTGATGACCATCAGAACAGAGAATAGGGTTTTCTATCTTATTGGATCAGACAG CAAGGACGTTGAGGACTGGGCCACCTTCCTGTTTTCAACCAGCAGAGAAACAAAG AAACCAGAAATGAGAGGTCGGTCAAAATCTTCACCAGCTTGTCTTGATGAACTAGCTGCTGACATCATCAAGAAGGAACTGTGTCCTGGCAATGAATATGAG GATATAGGAACATCTATCTCCAAGAAGAGGCCCTCTTCAGAGCCTATTACTCAAGAGTCCTCCCAAGAAGCCTCCCAAGAAGCCCCTGTTTATGAGTCACTGACAGTACTGCAGATA CAACACCTGACAAATCGTCAACAGTCAGAGGAAAAATCCGAAATGGAGGAATACTATGCTTGTCCAAAAAGTATTCTAGCTGTG CTGAATGATACACAGGATAAATTCAGCACCACAGAAGAGACTACTAACCCAGATAAGGAAAAGGTTGATGAACCCGAAGAATACATGTCCATGGGATGCAT AGTTTCAGGGGTAGCGGAGGTAAAAATTGAACCTACAAACAATGAATTGATGACCCTTCCCGAAGGCCAGGAAGATAGCATGAATCTGCAGGTGATAGAGAACAAGCCATTGAAACCAACACCACTACCAAGGACCTGGAAACCAGAAAAAACACCAAAACTATCAGTTCTGTCTGTGGTTCAGTTGTCCATTATTCTCAG